One window from the genome of Actinoplanes teichomyceticus ATCC 31121 encodes:
- a CDS encoding DUF1648 domain-containing protein — protein MRIANTSTGGDRSWRSQARTVVLWSWLTALTMVVVAAAVVWSWRDALPDPLASHWGMRPAAPDGFMSLRALVLATVLMVVLPGSLAGAVAWFWGRAATTRRMAAASCVWFGGFGAGVLLLLAGAQRGLDDATRATLPGWTVAATLVLPLGPAVVAALLVGGDRHEPAAGPVAADAARITLAGGERAVWIRRAAGGPGRVVGAAAMLVVTLLAVALRQWALLTVPVALIAVFAIMFAFTVRVDATGLTVRSLAGWPAYHVPADEVERASVTEVHPMRQFGGWGWRVGRGGRVGIVLRSGGGLLVQQSGDRSFVVTVDDAATGAALLNTLADRARSGPVPR, from the coding sequence TGGCTGACGGCGCTGACCATGGTCGTCGTCGCCGCCGCCGTCGTCTGGTCCTGGCGGGACGCGCTGCCCGACCCGCTCGCCTCGCACTGGGGGATGCGACCGGCCGCGCCGGACGGCTTCATGTCGCTGCGGGCGCTGGTGCTCGCCACCGTACTCATGGTGGTCCTGCCGGGGTCGCTGGCCGGCGCGGTCGCCTGGTTCTGGGGGCGCGCCGCGACGACCCGGCGGATGGCCGCGGCCTCGTGCGTCTGGTTCGGCGGGTTCGGCGCCGGCGTCCTGCTGCTCCTGGCCGGCGCTCAGCGAGGGCTGGACGACGCGACCCGGGCGACGCTGCCCGGCTGGACCGTCGCCGCCACTCTCGTGCTGCCGCTGGGACCCGCGGTCGTCGCGGCCCTGCTCGTCGGCGGCGACCGGCACGAGCCGGCGGCCGGCCCGGTGGCGGCGGACGCGGCACGGATCACCCTGGCCGGCGGCGAGCGTGCCGTCTGGATCCGGCGCGCCGCCGGTGGCCCCGGCCGGGTGGTGGGCGCGGCGGCGATGCTCGTCGTCACCCTGCTCGCCGTCGCGTTGCGACAGTGGGCGCTGCTGACCGTGCCGGTCGCGCTGATCGCGGTCTTCGCGATCATGTTCGCCTTCACGGTACGGGTCGACGCGACCGGCCTGACCGTGCGCTCGCTCGCCGGCTGGCCGGCCTATCACGTGCCGGCCGACGAGGTCGAGCGGGCGTCGGTCACCGAGGTGCACCCGATGCGCCAGTTCGGTGGATGGGGCTGGCGCGTCGGGCGCGGCGGCCGGGTCGGGATCGTGCTGCGCTCCGGCGGCGGCCTGCTCGTCCAGCAGAGCGGCGACCGCTCGTTCGTGGTGACCGTCGACGACGCCGCCACCGGCGCGGCCCTGCTCAACACGCTGGCGGACCGTGCCCGGTCCGGACCGGTCCCGCGATAG
- the arfB gene encoding alternative ribosome rescue aminoacyl-tRNA hydrolase ArfB, producing the protein MLGRVLEDVRVNERLTIPAAELSWRFSRSSGPGGQGVNTTDSRVELSWNLLASGLLPPALKERAVERLGNRLVDGVLTITASEHRSQLRNREAAGERLAARVAEAIAPPPRQRRPTKPSRGSVERRIGEKKRRAQIKRNRRGEMD; encoded by the coding sequence ATGCTTGGCCGCGTGCTTGAGGACGTACGGGTGAACGAACGCCTGACCATCCCGGCGGCGGAGCTCTCCTGGCGGTTCTCCCGCTCCAGCGGCCCCGGCGGCCAGGGCGTCAACACGACCGACTCCCGCGTGGAGCTGTCGTGGAACCTGCTCGCCTCCGGCCTCCTGCCGCCCGCGCTGAAGGAGCGCGCGGTCGAGCGGCTCGGCAACCGGCTGGTCGACGGCGTCCTCACGATCACCGCCTCCGAGCACCGCTCTCAGCTGCGTAACCGCGAAGCGGCCGGCGAGCGCCTCGCGGCGCGCGTCGCCGAGGCCATCGCGCCGCCACCACGCCAGCGCCGGCCGACCAAACCGTCCCGCGGCTCGGTCGAGCGCCGCATCGGCGAGAAGAAGCGCCGGGCCCAGATCAAGCGCAACCGCCGCGGCGAGATGGACTGA
- a CDS encoding M16 family metallopeptidase: protein MIVRVTSPTAPVATTGYPWPIETTRLANGLRVVVSEDRTAPVVCVNLWYDVGSRHEPPGQTGFAHLFEHLMFEGSQHVRKTEHMKLVQGNGGSLNATTNPDRTNYFESMPSEHLELALWLEADRMGGLVPALTQETLDNQREVVKNERRQRYDNVPYGDAWLRLLPLLYPQGHPYHHATIGSMEDLNAAGLDTFKAFHQQYYAPNNCVLTVAGDASPAEVFALAEKYFGAIEPVPDIPPAPDGRLAGPATEPVRETVTAAVPAPRIYLSHRTYPFGSAGYDAVTVLATVLGSGRGSRLYQRLADGKRIAQPDYIGSYGVDLAHAPAPLIVTATAKDGVPVETLEDGLSEVMQSLIDEPVTDEELNRAKAMLTTSWWRQVSTVGGRADTLGRYATQFGDPASAGRRLPAWQAVSAADIAEAAAHTLQKESRVTLTYLPGENE from the coding sequence ATGATTGTTCGGGTGACGTCCCCAACCGCACCGGTCGCCACGACCGGGTATCCGTGGCCCATCGAAACCACGCGGCTGGCGAACGGCCTGCGCGTCGTCGTCAGCGAGGACCGGACCGCTCCGGTCGTCTGCGTCAATCTCTGGTACGACGTCGGCTCGCGCCACGAACCGCCCGGCCAGACCGGTTTCGCGCACCTCTTCGAGCACCTGATGTTCGAAGGATCGCAGCATGTGCGCAAGACCGAGCACATGAAGCTGGTGCAGGGCAACGGCGGCTCGCTGAACGCCACCACGAACCCGGACCGGACGAACTATTTCGAGAGCATGCCGTCGGAGCACCTGGAGCTGGCGCTCTGGCTGGAGGCCGACCGGATGGGCGGGCTGGTTCCGGCGCTCACCCAGGAGACTCTGGACAACCAGCGCGAGGTGGTGAAGAACGAGCGCCGCCAGCGGTACGACAACGTGCCGTACGGGGACGCCTGGCTGCGCCTGCTGCCGCTGCTGTACCCGCAGGGCCATCCGTACCACCACGCCACGATCGGGTCGATGGAGGATCTGAACGCGGCCGGCCTGGACACCTTCAAGGCGTTCCACCAGCAGTATTACGCGCCGAACAACTGTGTGCTCACGGTCGCCGGGGACGCCTCGCCGGCCGAGGTCTTCGCGCTGGCGGAGAAGTACTTCGGGGCGATCGAGCCGGTGCCGGACATCCCGCCGGCCCCGGACGGGCGGCTGGCCGGGCCGGCCACCGAGCCGGTCCGCGAGACCGTCACCGCGGCGGTCCCCGCACCGCGCATCTACCTGTCGCACCGGACGTACCCGTTCGGCTCGGCCGGTTACGACGCGGTCACGGTGCTCGCCACCGTGCTGGGCAGCGGCCGCGGCAGCCGGCTCTACCAGCGGCTGGCCGACGGCAAGCGGATCGCCCAGCCGGACTACATCGGGTCGTACGGCGTCGACCTGGCGCACGCCCCGGCGCCGCTGATCGTCACCGCCACCGCCAAGGACGGCGTGCCGGTGGAGACGCTGGAGGACGGCCTGTCCGAGGTGATGCAGAGCCTGATCGACGAGCCGGTCACCGACGAGGAGCTGAACCGGGCCAAGGCGATGCTGACCACCAGCTGGTGGCGGCAGGTGTCCACGGTCGGCGGGCGGGCCGACACGCTGGGGCGCTACGCCACCCAGTTCGGCGATCCGGCGAGCGCGGGTCGCCGCCTCCCGGCGTGGCAGGCGGTGTCCGCCGCCGACATCGCCGAGGCGGCCGCGCACACGCTGCAGAAGGAGTCCCGCGTCACCCTGACCTACCTGCCCGGGGAGAACGAATGA
- a CDS encoding M16 family metallopeptidase, which produces MSLITTRPEPGTARPYAFPALRRVTAHGGTVVAAHLPGQVLATAVLLLDASAAREAPGREGTATVLAKSLEEGTRKRDSAAYALALEGLGAELTPSVDWDTFRVGVSAPAPRLAEALRLAAEAARTPKLDPADVVRVRDDEVTALRMDWAQPGPRADAALRADLFAADGRYGRPLHGDPASVAAVTVDDVLAFHQEWMLRPGVLLVAGDLDGLDLSALAEAAFADTAGQALAVDGPLGLAVPATPHVVLVDRPGSVQSTLRIGHRAPERATPDYVPMTLAATVLGGAFTSRLNHLIREVKGYTYGIRGSYAMTRRAGRFEVAAGVQTAVTAPAIRDTLGEIRRTQRDGVTEAELAVARSWRAGQLSVEMQTPGAIAGAMATLVVHGLPDDYYETLRREFLEATVEQVSAAAGRYLAADGLTLVVEGDGAAVREELAEFGELSEAVI; this is translated from the coding sequence ATGAGCCTGATCACCACGCGCCCGGAGCCCGGCACGGCCCGGCCGTACGCCTTCCCCGCGCTGCGCCGGGTCACCGCGCACGGCGGCACCGTGGTCGCCGCGCACCTGCCCGGCCAGGTGCTGGCCACCGCGGTGCTGCTGCTGGACGCCAGCGCGGCCCGGGAGGCGCCGGGCCGGGAGGGCACCGCGACGGTGCTGGCCAAGTCCCTGGAGGAGGGCACCCGGAAGCGGGATTCGGCGGCGTACGCGCTGGCCCTGGAGGGGCTGGGCGCCGAGCTGACCCCGTCGGTGGACTGGGACACGTTCCGGGTCGGGGTGTCCGCCCCGGCCCCGCGGCTGGCCGAGGCGCTCCGGCTGGCGGCCGAGGCGGCGCGTACCCCGAAGCTGGACCCGGCGGACGTCGTCCGGGTCCGCGACGACGAGGTGACCGCGCTGCGGATGGACTGGGCGCAGCCGGGCCCGCGGGCCGACGCCGCGCTGCGCGCCGACCTGTTCGCCGCGGACGGGCGGTACGGCAGACCGCTGCACGGCGACCCGGCCTCGGTGGCCGCGGTCACCGTGGACGACGTGCTCGCCTTCCACCAGGAGTGGATGCTGCGGCCGGGGGTGCTGCTGGTCGCCGGCGACCTGGACGGGCTGGACCTGTCCGCGCTGGCCGAGGCGGCGTTCGCGGACACCGCGGGGCAGGCGCTCGCCGTGGACGGGCCGCTGGGCCTGGCCGTACCGGCGACACCGCACGTGGTCCTGGTGGACCGGCCCGGCTCGGTGCAGTCGACGCTGCGGATCGGGCACCGGGCGCCGGAGCGGGCCACGCCCGACTACGTGCCGATGACGCTGGCCGCGACGGTGCTCGGCGGGGCGTTCACCTCCCGGCTCAACCACCTGATCCGGGAGGTGAAGGGGTACACGTACGGCATCCGCGGGTCGTACGCGATGACCCGCCGGGCCGGCCGCTTCGAGGTGGCCGCCGGGGTGCAGACCGCGGTGACCGCCCCGGCGATCCGGGACACGCTCGGCGAGATCCGGCGCACCCAGCGGGACGGGGTCACCGAGGCGGAGCTGGCGGTGGCGCGCTCGTGGCGGGCCGGGCAGCTGTCGGTGGAGATGCAGACCCCGGGCGCGATCGCCGGGGCGATGGCCACCCTGGTCGTGCACGGCCTGCCCGACGACTACTACGAGACGCTGCGCCGGGAGTTCCTGGAGGCCACCGTCGAGCAGGTGTCCGCGGCCGCCGGGCGGTACCTCGCGGCGGACGGCCTGACCCTGGTCGTCGAGGGCGACGGCGCGGCGGTCCGGGAGGAGCTGGCCGAGTTCGGGGAGCTGTCCGAGGCGGTGATCTGA
- a CDS encoding endonuclease/exonuclease/phosphatase family protein — protein sequence MTITDAPAETRPARRRRRIAGTVLLWLLLLPGLCWAVVRVGGWERGPLIQLLAFTPYAAVWAWIPALSALFRRRWAAGAVAAVTAAVLAACVLPRALPDLDRGPERGVALHVMTSNMLYGGADAGEIVRLVRQHDVAVLAVQELAPQAEATLAAAGLGDLLPYHELAPEAGASGTGLYSRYPLTGPAAKRNAGGFQQTSGTIQPPGTAAVFVESVHPLAPSAPDTFAGWRTDLHDQPRSDRGGPRRILLGDFNATLDHGPLRELISHGYRDAADTVGKGLIGTWGPYDGDPIPPVTIDHVLVDEEIGVRDVSVHDVRDSDHRAVIAALVLPAAP from the coding sequence ATGACGATCACCGACGCGCCCGCCGAGACACGCCCGGCTCGCCGCCGGCGACGCATCGCCGGCACGGTTCTGCTCTGGCTGCTGCTGCTTCCGGGGCTGTGCTGGGCGGTGGTCCGGGTGGGTGGCTGGGAGCGCGGTCCGCTGATCCAGCTGCTGGCCTTCACGCCGTACGCCGCGGTCTGGGCGTGGATCCCGGCGCTGTCGGCGCTGTTCCGGCGACGCTGGGCGGCGGGCGCGGTGGCGGCCGTGACCGCCGCCGTCCTGGCGGCCTGCGTGCTGCCGCGCGCCCTGCCGGACCTGGACCGGGGACCGGAGCGGGGCGTCGCGCTGCACGTCATGACGTCGAACATGCTGTACGGCGGCGCCGACGCCGGCGAGATCGTCCGTCTGGTCCGCCAGCACGACGTGGCCGTGCTGGCCGTGCAGGAGCTCGCCCCGCAGGCGGAGGCCACGCTGGCCGCGGCCGGGCTCGGGGACCTGCTGCCCTACCACGAGCTGGCGCCCGAGGCGGGAGCCAGCGGCACCGGGCTGTACTCGCGGTACCCGCTCACCGGCCCGGCAGCGAAACGCAACGCGGGCGGCTTCCAGCAGACGTCCGGGACGATCCAGCCGCCCGGGACCGCCGCGGTCTTCGTCGAGTCGGTCCACCCGCTCGCCCCGTCCGCCCCGGACACGTTCGCGGGCTGGCGCACCGACCTGCACGATCAGCCCCGGTCGGACCGCGGCGGCCCGCGCCGGATCCTGCTGGGCGACTTCAACGCGACGCTGGACCACGGGCCGCTGCGGGAGCTGATCTCGCACGGGTACCGGGACGCCGCGGACACCGTCGGCAAGGGCCTGATCGGGACCTGGGGGCCGTACGACGGCGACCCGATCCCCCCGGTCACCATCGATCATGTACTGGTCGACGAGGAGATCGGGGTACGAGACGTGTCGGTGCACGACGTGCGGGACTCCGACCACCGCGCGGTGATCGCCGCGCTGGTCCTGCCGGCGGCGCCATGA
- a CDS encoding GNAT family N-acetyltransferase has translation MSVAIRPLTLDDVPALTAVLRASREHLAPWEPSREESYYTEREQRRIVADTLRAGGSLPHVILDDGALAGRVNLNNIVRGPFQSASLGYWVAAGRGGRGLATGAVAAVLRMAFTEYGLHRVEAATLLHNVRSQRVLAKNGFRRIGTAPRYLNIAGAWQDHHLFQIVAENWVEGRAAGR, from the coding sequence ATGAGCGTCGCGATCCGCCCGCTGACCCTCGACGACGTGCCCGCGCTGACCGCTGTCCTCCGCGCCAGCCGGGAGCACCTGGCGCCCTGGGAGCCGAGCCGCGAGGAGAGCTACTACACCGAACGGGAGCAGCGGAGGATCGTCGCCGACACGCTGCGCGCCGGTGGCTCGCTGCCGCACGTGATCCTGGACGACGGCGCGCTCGCCGGCCGGGTCAACCTGAACAACATCGTCCGCGGGCCGTTCCAGTCGGCCAGCCTGGGCTACTGGGTGGCCGCCGGGCGCGGTGGCCGCGGGCTGGCCACCGGGGCGGTCGCCGCGGTGCTGCGGATGGCCTTCACCGAGTACGGCCTGCACCGGGTGGAGGCCGCCACCCTGCTGCACAACGTGCGGTCGCAGCGGGTCCTGGCGAAGAACGGCTTCCGGCGGATCGGGACGGCGCCGCGCTACCTGAACATCGCCGGCGCCTGGCAGGACCACCACCTGTTCCAGATCGTCGCGGAAAACTGGGTGGAGGGCCGGGCGGCCGGGCGATAG